Below is a genomic region from Actinomadura sp. NAK00032.
CGGGCAACCTCGCCGACCGGATCCGCTCGGTCCGCGCCGCCTCCAGCTTCCTGGCGAAGAACGCGCCCGACCTGAAGGACGCCTACGACCGGTCGGCGCTCGCCGACGACATCCGGATCTACGTCAACGTCGTCGACCAGGGCGACGACGCCTACCGCGAGTCGTTCCTCGCGCTCGTCAACGAGTTCCTCGACGAGATCGACCTGAAGCTGCTCAACGACCTCACCGCCATCGACCGGCTGAAGTTCCACGCCGTCCGCGAGCGGCTGATGGACGAGCTGATCGACATCGTCTCGTTCGCCAAGAGCAACCCGATGCGGCACAGCGCGATCCAGCGGCAGGGCGGCGGCGACACCTGGTACGGCGACTACCCCTACCTCGGCGACCCGCGCTTCCCCGACCACCTCTACGCGCTGTCGGACGAGCTGAAGCTCCAGACCGGCGTCGACGAGATCATGTGGCACAACGGGAAGCTGCGGATCGAGGGGCACGCCTACATCGACCGGATGGACGCCCCCGGCCCGGGCGACAGCACGATCGAGCTGGAGTTCCGCAAGCGGCGGGTGGTGCTGGTCCCGAAGATCCTGCGGCCGAAGCCGGAGCGGATCCGGCGGCCCGACGTCACCGCGCAGAGCGGCCAGGCCACCGCCTGCCACGACTGGTCCGGGTTCGCCGTGGAGATCGACCCCGCGCAGCTCGGGTCGAACGAGGGCACCTGGCACATCTTCGTCACGGTGACCACCCACGGCATCAAGCGCCGGGGCAGGCTCACCACGCCGCGCGGCGCGGGGCTGTGGCCGCCGGACCGCGAGGTCGCCCCCGGGATGCTGATCAAGCCCAAGTACACCCCGGCCAAGGAACTGATCGTCGGCGTGCAGCCGGTCCGCGCCCTGGTGACCGACGTCAAGGTGGACGGGGAGCGGCTGCTGCTGTCCGGCCGGGTCCGGCAGGCCGACGCGGCCTTCGTGCGCAAGGGCGCGATCACCGCGGCCTACCGGCAGGGCACCACGACGGTGTCGTGGCCGATGACCGCGACGAACGACGCCCCCTCCGGGCACCTCGGCTTCACCGCCGTCGCCGACCTCCGGCAGCTCGCCGAGGGGCTGGGCTCCGGGAACGCGGCCGCCGCCGGCGCGGCCGTCACCGACAGCATCGAGTGGGACTTCTCCCTCACCGCCGGCGGCCAGGACAGGCTGCGGCTCGCCGTCGAGGCCGACCTGCTCGACCTGCGCGCCGACGTGGCCGGCCGCGAGTACGACGTCATCGCCACCAACTACGGCAACCTCACGCTGGTGGAGCGCGCCCCCCGGCCCACGATCACCCATGTGGAGTGGCTGGACGGCACCACGATCCGGGTGGCCGGCACCAGCGGCGACGAGGGCACCCGGCCGGACCGGCTGATCATGCGCCGGCGCCGCACCTCCGACGTCCACGAGGTCCCGCTCAGCTGGGACGGGCCCGCCTTCACCGCGCTGCTCAACGCCCGGCGCGAGAGCGGGTTCCCGCTGCCGACCGGCCGGTGGGACCTGTACGTCCCCGGCGCGCACGGCGAGATCAACATGGGCATCGACCGGGCGACGCGCCGGGCGCTGCCCGAGCCGCGGTTCGTGGGCGTGCACGAGCTGTCGCTGCAGTCCCACCGCGGCGACCTGCTCCACCTCTGGATCCGGACGGCGCTGAGCGACGACGAGCGCGGCGCCTACGCGCAGCGCAGGCTGCAGCGGCACTACTACTCCTCCGCCAACACCGCGCCGCTGCGCGACCTGGTGGTGTTCGAGAGCTACTTCGGCCGCCAGTACTCCTGCAACCCGCGGGCCGTCTTCGAGGAGATGCAGCGGCGCGAGCCGGGCCTGGAGTACGTCTGGTTCACCGCCGAGGGCCAGTTCGACGTGCCCGAGGGCGCCCGGACGGTGCTGCGCGGCACCCGCGAGTACTACGAGCTGTCCGCGTCGGCGCGCATCGTCGTGAACAACTGCCTGCAGATGCAGGGCTACGGCAAGCGCCCCGGGCAGGTCTACCTCCAGACCTGGCACGGGACGCCGTACAAGCACATCGGCTACGACCTGGTGAAGAACGGCCGCATCGCGAGCAACACCACCAAGCTGAGCCGCTACGAGGAGGACGTCCCCCTCTGGGACCACCTCATCTCGCCGTCCGCGCACGTCACCGGCATGCTCCGGCAGGCGTTCCGGTACGAGGGCGACGTCCTGGAGGTCGGCTACCCGCGCAACGACCTGCTGTTCGCCCCCGACCGGGAGGAGCGGGCGCGGCGGGTGCGCGAGCGGCTCGGGGTCCCGCCGGGGCGCCGGGTCGCCCTCTACGTCCCGACGTGGCGCGAGGACATCTGGCTCACCCGCGGGCGGCAGGCCGAGCTGGTGCTGGACACGGCGCGCCTCGCCGCGGCCGTCGGCGACGACTACACGATCCTGGTGCGCCAGCACCACATGGTCGCCGACCGGACGGCCGGCATCGGCGGCGACGTCATCGACGTCACCCGCCACCCCGACATCACCGAGCTGTACCTGATCGCCGACGTGGTGATCACCGACTACTCCTCGGTGATGTTCGACTTCGCCGCCACCGGCCGGCCGATCCTGTTCTTCACCCCGGACCTGGAGTTCTACCAGGAGGAGCTGCGGGGCACCTACTTCGACCTCACCGCCGAGGCGCCCGGCCCGCTGCTGCGGGAGGTCGACGAGGTCGCCGGCGCGCTGCGCGACCTCGACGGCGTCACGTCGACCCACCTTCGCGCCTACACGGCGTTCCAGAACCGCTACTGTGCGATGGACGTCGGTCAGGCGGCCGCGCGGATCGCGGACCGGCTGCTGGGTTGACGATCATCGGTGACAAGTCGGCAACGACGCGCCGGGCCCGCTGCCGGGAGGAGTAGATTCTCCCTTCGGGAGCGGGCCCGGGCGCGTCATCGTCCCTTGTCAGCGGCCGGTTCCGCGTCTGCCACCCCGCGGCCGGGGCCCGGTTCTCCCATCACGAAAGGACGGCTCTTCAATGGCGGACTTCACGCTCGACGACGTCCGGCAACGGACGTACAAAGCGCGTGACGCATGGTGGACGGTCCTGCTGGTCGACCCCCTCGCCGCGCGGCTGGTCAAGTTCACCGCCAACCGGACGCGCATCACTCCCAACCAGCTCACCGTCGGGGCACTGATCCTCGGCCTGGCCGCCGGCGCCTGCTTCGCCGTTGCCTCCCCGCTCTGGCTCGCCGTCGGCGCCCTGCTCTACCACCTGTCGTTCACGCTCGACTGCATGGACGGCAAGATCGCCCGCCTCAAGGGCACCGGCTCGGTCTTCGGCGCCTGGCTGGACTACATCTTCGACCGCATCCG
It encodes:
- a CDS encoding bifunctional glycosyltransferase/CDP-glycerol:glycerophosphate glycerophosphotransferase, with translation MSPLLSIVVPFYNVEAYLEACLESVAQQTLSDLEVVMIDDGSTDASATIAKEFETRDSRFRLVRQENQGLGLARNAGLPHTSGRYLAFIDSDDIIPRYAFDLMVGSLEETGSDIACGAVRRIGINGLQRSAMHDRIFPIDRKATHVRDFPELLCDRTAWNKVFRRAFWDKHDFTFPAGLYEDIPVTIPAHVLASKVDVLREVVYHWRIRETGTRSITQRRTEPGNLADRIRSVRAASSFLAKNAPDLKDAYDRSALADDIRIYVNVVDQGDDAYRESFLALVNEFLDEIDLKLLNDLTAIDRLKFHAVRERLMDELIDIVSFAKSNPMRHSAIQRQGGGDTWYGDYPYLGDPRFPDHLYALSDELKLQTGVDEIMWHNGKLRIEGHAYIDRMDAPGPGDSTIELEFRKRRVVLVPKILRPKPERIRRPDVTAQSGQATACHDWSGFAVEIDPAQLGSNEGTWHIFVTVTTHGIKRRGRLTTPRGAGLWPPDREVAPGMLIKPKYTPAKELIVGVQPVRALVTDVKVDGERLLLSGRVRQADAAFVRKGAITAAYRQGTTTVSWPMTATNDAPSGHLGFTAVADLRQLAEGLGSGNAAAAGAAVTDSIEWDFSLTAGGQDRLRLAVEADLLDLRADVAGREYDVIATNYGNLTLVERAPRPTITHVEWLDGTTIRVAGTSGDEGTRPDRLIMRRRRTSDVHEVPLSWDGPAFTALLNARRESGFPLPTGRWDLYVPGAHGEINMGIDRATRRALPEPRFVGVHELSLQSHRGDLLHLWIRTALSDDERGAYAQRRLQRHYYSSANTAPLRDLVVFESYFGRQYSCNPRAVFEEMQRREPGLEYVWFTAEGQFDVPEGARTVLRGTREYYELSASARIVVNNCLQMQGYGKRPGQVYLQTWHGTPYKHIGYDLVKNGRIASNTTKLSRYEEDVPLWDHLISPSAHVTGMLRQAFRYEGDVLEVGYPRNDLLFAPDREERARRVRERLGVPPGRRVALYVPTWREDIWLTRGRQAELVLDTARLAAAVGDDYTILVRQHHMVADRTAGIGGDVIDVTRHPDITELYLIADVVITDYSSVMFDFAATGRPILFFTPDLEFYQEELRGTYFDLTAEAPGPLLREVDEVAGALRDLDGVTSTHLRAYTAFQNRYCAMDVGQAAARIADRLLG